ATAGGAGGATCCGGCGCCGTTCAGGCTGGCCTGGGCGAACCACCCCGAGCCGGCGTCATAGCGCCCGCCCACCGACCAGGTGACGTCCGGCGCCATGGGCAGGGCCTTGCCCGAATAATCGACGGCGACCTGCCGTCCATTGCGCGACACCGTGGTGGAATACTCGGTGGCTTCGGCGCGCTGCAGACCCAGGGTGCCAAACAGGCTCCAGCGCGGCGTCAGGCGGGCGTCGAGCGAGCCTTCCAGGCCACTGACCTCGGCCTCGGCGGCATTGGAGAACTTTTGCGCGCCGCCGGGCTCCAGATCGAGGATCTGCTTGTCCGTGGTCCGGGTATGGAACAAGGCGAGACCGGCGGCGAGGCGGTCGTCCCACAGCCGCGCCTTCACCCCCGTCTCGGCGGTCCAACTGTATTCCGCATCGTAAGAGAGCGACGAGGCGCCGGTCGCCATGCTGTAATTATAGCCGCCGGGCAGATACCCCCGGGCCAGCGAGCCGTATACCATCACCTCGGGTGTCACGTCGTAGGCGAGGGAGAGTTTCGGCAGCACGGTCACGGTGTCGAGGGTGGCGTCGAAATCGGCGCGACGGCCGGCGCTGGTCAAAGCCATGTCGCCCTTTTGGCGTATCCATTCCACCCGCGTTCCGATGCCCAGGCGCAGGTCGTCCCACAGCCGCACCTCCCCCTGGCCAAATCCGGCGAGCCCCGTCTGGGTGATGGTCGTATCGCGCACCACGCGCGGGGTCTGGGCCTTGTAGGAGATGTCGCTCCACTGCCGGTAGGTGTGCAGGCCGCCCAGCCAGCGCCAGCGCCCCCCATCCTCGCGCGAGGCGAGCCGCAGTTCCTGGGACAGGGCGTTGTCCCAATGGTCAAGCTCGGTGGGCCGGGTGGCAAGCGGTCCGGTGTCGAGGTCCATCTGAAAGTCATGGTGGAAACTGGTCCAGCCGGTAATGCTGGTCAGATCCAGGGCGTCGAAGGCGTGATCGACGCGCAGGGACTGGATGGCCGAGGTTTTCTTGTCCCAGGCGTCGGTATTGTAGTTGGTGACATAGGGCCCGGTGGCATAGGGACCGGTGAGATAGCGCATGCGCTGTTTGCCCATGTCGACGCGGTCCACGACGCTTTTCAGGCTGAGGGTGGTCGCGTCACCCGCCTGGGCCCCCAGACCGCCGGAAAAGGTGAAACGGTCCAGGTCGCCCCCCTCGTCGCCATCATCAAAGCGGTTGTGATGCACGCCTTCGGTGCCCTGCGCCCGCACGGCCAGCGAGCCCGTCATGGTCTTGCCCATCGGCCCGGACATCCCGGCGGCTCCCGTGTACACCGGTTGCCAGCGATCGCCGGCATTGAGCAGGCTGGGGGTCAGGCTCGCCCAAGCCTCAGCGGTCGAAGCCGGTTCGGCGGTGATGATCCGCACGGCGCCGGCTTCGGTGTTGCGGCCAAACAGGCTGCCTTGCGGGCCCTTGAGAATCTCCATCCGCTCGATGTCGAACAGGGCCGGGGCCTGCGAGGCCCCCAGCGGCAGGGCCACGTCATTGACGAAAAAGCCGACCGGGTCTTGTAGGGCCGTGTTGGCGCTGGTCATGCCGCGCACGACGATGCGGGTCTGAACCGAGGAGTCCTCGATCTGAACATTGGGCGAGAGCTTGGGCAGGGCGCCGACACTGTCCCACAAGGGCGTTTCCAGACGATCGCGCGTGAGAACCTCGACGCTTCCCGGCACCGCCTGGGCGTCCTCGCGCCAGTGACGCGCCTCGACGATCAGGGACGGCAGGGTGAAGACCGGGTCTTCCGACACGGCCGGCTCTTCGGCCTGGGCCGGCAGGCCGAACAACAAAACGCCGAGGGCGGCGACGCGGGGAGAGCGGGCAAGGCTCATGATGCGGTCTCCTTCGAAGGCAAAGCCTCAGTATGGGCCGCCCGCCCCTGCGGGCGATCAGCGGGCGAACGGGCGAGAGCATCGGGCGAACACCCGCCGCGCGTCGCTCCCCAGGCCAAGACGCCCACCCCGAGCAAAAACCCGGTGGCCGCCCCATAGGGCGCCACGGGGGAGATCTGATGCAGGCCGGCGCCGAGCAGCGGACCCAAAGCCAGCCCGGCGCCCTGGGCCAGGGCGTTGATCCCCGCGACCCGGGCCTGGACCCCCGGTCCGCCGCGCAGGCTGAGCGCCGTGAGATTGCCGGGCAAGGTCAGGCCCAGTCCGGCGCCAAGGCCGGCCATCGCCACCCCCAGCACCGCCACCTGGGGGGCCGCCAGGGCGAGCAGCCCGGCAAGCAAGGCCACCACGCTGCCGACCCTGAGCAAGGTTCCGGGAGTGCGGGCGAGGCGGGGCACGATCAAGCCCTGGGCGGTGATCATGGCCAGCATGGTGAGCATCATCAGGCCGCCGGCCGTGCCGATCGAGGCTTCAAGGGACAGGCCGAAGCCATCTTGTAAACGCAGCACCGTCACCTGACCAATCAGGCTGTAAACCGCGAGTCCGCTGATGGTGATCCCCAGAAAGGGGGCGAGGGGACGCAGGCGGACCGCCCCCGATGTCTGGGGGAGAACGGCGCGGGGCGGTTCAGACAAGCCGCGCCAGACCAGGATCACCACCAGCGCCGCCACCCCGGAAAGCAGCCCCAGGGCCGGCATCCATCCGCGTCCGCCCAAGGCGAAGGCCAGTCCGGCGCCGGCGAGACCGCCCAGGCCGAAGGCCGCCCCCATCCCGCCCATTCCCCGGGCCCGGCCCTCCCGGCTGGTCACATCGGCCAGATAGGCCTGAGCCGCCGGCATAAGGCCACCGCCAAGGGCGGCCAGGACAAGGCGCAAGGCCAGGAGCATCGCGAAAGTCGCCGTGGCCGAGACCCCCAGCGACAGCCGGCCGTAAAGCAGAAGAGCCAGCAAGGCGGGAAAGGCCGCCGCCGCGGCCAGGGCGATCAGGATCACCCGGCGCCGTCCCCAGGTGTCCCCGATCATGCCCCAGAGCGGCGCCGACAGACTGAGAACCAGGGCCGAGAGACTGAGAATCAGCCCGATCCTCACATCCGCGATCCCCATCTGCCGCCCCAAGGCCGGCAGAACGATCAGGACGAAGGAGTGCCCCATCGCCTGGACGACGAGCCCGGCCATCAACAGGGTCACGCCGCGCCGAAGCGCCGGGGCGGACAAGGAGGGGAAGGCCATCGAGGAACGCTCCAGGATCAACTGCGGGAGCGTCCAGCCTATCGGTCTTGGTCCATCGCCGCTGTCAAACGCCGAACAGGTCGAAACAAGCGCCGCCGCCCGTTTTCTCCCCTACAGCGCCTTATGTGACGTTTGA
The DNA window shown above is from Rhodospirillum rubrum ATCC 11170 and carries:
- a CDS encoding TonB-dependent receptor; translated protein: MSLARSPRVAALGVLLFGLPAQAEEPAVSEDPVFTLPSLIVEARHWREDAQAVPGSVEVLTRDRLETPLWDSVGALPKLSPNVQIEDSSVQTRIVVRGMTSANTALQDPVGFFVNDVALPLGASQAPALFDIERMEILKGPQGSLFGRNTEAGAVRIITAEPASTAEAWASLTPSLLNAGDRWQPVYTGAAGMSGPMGKTMTGSLAVRAQGTEGVHHNRFDDGDEGGDLDRFTFSGGLGAQAGDATTLSLKSVVDRVDMGKQRMRYLTGPYATGPYVTNYNTDAWDKKTSAIQSLRVDHAFDALDLTSITGWTSFHHDFQMDLDTGPLATRPTELDHWDNALSQELRLASREDGGRWRWLGGLHTYRQWSDISYKAQTPRVVRDTTITQTGLAGFGQGEVRLWDDLRLGIGTRVEWIRQKGDMALTSAGRRADFDATLDTVTVLPKLSLAYDVTPEVMVYGSLARGYLPGGYNYSMATGASSLSYDAEYSWTAETGVKARLWDDRLAAGLALFHTRTTDKQILDLEPGGAQKFSNAAEAEVSGLEGSLDARLTPRWSLFGTLGLQRAEATEYSTTVSRNGRQVAVDYSGKALPMAPDVTWSVGGRYDAGSGWFAQASLNGAGSSYFDSQNTLKQGAYILADAEVGYRFKGAEVALWSKNLTGETVYTRAVSAPLGAIVEDGAPREVGLRLRLTW
- a CDS encoding MFS transporter codes for the protein MAFPSLSAPALRRGVTLLMAGLVVQAMGHSFVLIVLPALGRQMGIADVRIGLILSLSALVLSLSAPLWGMIGDTWGRRRVILIALAAAAAFPALLALLLYGRLSLGVSATATFAMLLALRLVLAALGGGLMPAAQAYLADVTSREGRARGMGGMGAAFGLGGLAGAGLAFALGGRGWMPALGLLSGVAALVVILVWRGLSEPPRAVLPQTSGAVRLRPLAPFLGITISGLAVYSLIGQVTVLRLQDGFGLSLEASIGTAGGLMMLTMLAMITAQGLIVPRLARTPGTLLRVGSVVALLAGLLALAAPQVAVLGVAMAGLGAGLGLTLPGNLTALSLRGGPGVQARVAGINALAQGAGLALGPLLGAGLHQISPVAPYGAATGFLLGVGVLAWGATRGGCSPDALARSPADRPQGRAAHTEALPSKETAS